From Anopheles funestus chromosome 3RL, idAnoFuneDA-416_04, whole genome shotgun sequence, a single genomic window includes:
- the LOC125770031 gene encoding pupal cuticle protein C1B-like encodes MFRFIALLAAIAVAQAAYTLNPAGPTYAGIHTPAITSQQSNILRSYGNLGQISTYSKTIDTPYSSVSKSDVRVSNPGVAVGHIAAAYPHAIAPAYAHPAYAHAAYAAPVVKAAPALLGVAYSAAPAVAHMTYSNGLGINYAW; translated from the exons ATGTTCCGA TTCATCGCTCTTCTTGCTGCCATCGCTGTAGCTCAGGCCGCTTACACTTTGAACCCGGCTGGTCCAACCTACGCTGGAATCCACACACCTGCCATCACAAGCCAGCAGTCGAACATTCTCCGCAGCTACGGAAACCTTGGCCAAATCTCAACATATTCGAAAACCATCGATACTCCGTACTCGTCCGTGAGCAAATCCGATGTGCGCGTAAGCAACCCAGGTGTGGCCGTTGGTCACATTGCCGCCGCCTATCCACATGCCATTGCTCCGGCTTACGCTCATCCGGCATATGCTCATGCGGCGTATGCTGCCCCAGTCGTTAAGGCGGCTCCGGCACTGCTTGGCGTTGCCTATTCTGCTGCCCCGGCTGTTGCCCACATGACCTACAGTAACGGACTCGGTATTAATTACGCCTGGTAA